A single genomic interval of Homo sapiens chromosome 7, GRCh38.p14 Primary Assembly harbors:
- the MTERF1 gene encoding transcription termination factor 1, mitochondrial isoform 1 precursor (isoform 1 precursor is encoded by transcript variant 1) — MQSLSLGQTSISKGLNYLTIMAPGNLWHMRNNFLFGSRCWMTRFSAENIFKSVSFRLFGVKCHNTDSEPLKNEDLLKNLLTMGVDIDMARKRQPGVFHRMITNEQDLKMFLLSKGASKEVIASIISRYPRAITRTPENLSKRWDLWRKIVTSDLEIVNILERSPESFFRSNNNLNLENNIKFLYSVGLTRKCLCRLLTNAPRTFSNSLDLNKQMVEFLQAAGLSLGHNDPADFVRKIIFKNPFILIQSTKRVKANIEFLRSTFNLNSEELLVLICGPGAEILDLSNDYARRSYANIKEKLFSLGCTEEEVQKFVLSYPDVIFLAEKKFNDKIDCLMEENISISQIIENPRVLDSSISTLKSRIKELVNAGCNLSTLNITLLSWSKKRYEAKLKKLSRFA; from the exons ATGCAGAGCCTTTCCTTAGGACAAACAAG CATTTCAAAAGGTTTGAACTACCTAACCATTATGGCACCAGGAAACCTCTGGCATATGAGAAATAACTTTCTCTTTGGTTCAAGATGTTGGATGACTCGATTTTCAGCAGAAAACATCTTCAAATCAGTTTCATTTAGGCTTTTTGGTGTGAAGTGTCATAATACAGACAGTGAGCCTTTGAAAAATGAGGACCTACTGAAAAACTTACTTACTATGGGAGTAGATATTGACATGGCAAGGAAACGACAGCCTGGAGTTTTTCATAGGATGATTACCAATGAGCAGGACCTGAAGATGTTCCTTCTTTCCAAAGGAGCTAGCAAAGAAGTGATCGCTAGCATCATATCAAGATATCCACGAGCAATAACACGTACTCCCGAGAATCTTTCAAAACGGTGGGATCTGTGGAGAAAGATTGTGACATCAGACCttgaaattgtaaatattttggaACGTTCTCCTGAATCCTTTTTTCGGTCCAATAACAACCTAAACTTAGAGAATAATATAAAGTTCCTCTACTCAGTTGGATTGACCCGTAAATGCCTTTGTCGATTGTTGACCAATGCCCCTCGTACCTTCTCCAATAGTCTTGATCTGAATAAACAGATGGTTGAATTTTTGCAGGCAGCCGGTTTGTCATTGGGTCACAATGATCCCGCAGATTTTGtcagaaagataatttttaaaaacccttttaTCTTAATTCAGAGCACCAAGCGGGTGAAAGCTAACATTGAATTCTTACGGTCAACTTTCAATTTGAACAGTGAGGAACTGCTGGTTCTGATATGTGGTCCAGGAGCTGAAATCCTAGACCTTTCCAATGACTATGCCAGAAGAAGCTACGCAAACATCAAAGAGAAGCTGTTTTCTCTTGGATGTACTGAAGAAGAGGTACAGAAGTTTGTCTTAAGCTATCCAGATGTGATCTTCTTGGCAGAGAAAAAgtttaatgataaaatagactgcCTCATGGAAGAAAACATTAGCATTTCACAAATAATCGAAAATCCTCGGGTTCTGGATTCAAGCATAAGTACTTTAAAAAGTCGAATCAAAGAATTGGTAAATGCTGGCTGTAACTTGAGTACTTTAAACATCACTCTTCTATCTTGGAGTAAAAAAAGATATGAAGCTAAATTGAAAAAGTTAAGCAG
- the MTERF1 gene encoding transcription termination factor 1, mitochondrial isoform 2 (isoform 2 is encoded by transcript variant 2), with protein MAPGNLWHMRNNFLFGSRCWMTRFSAENIFKSVSFRLFGVKCHNTDSEPLKNEDLLKNLLTMGVDIDMARKRQPGVFHRMITNEQDLKMFLLSKGASKEVIASIISRYPRAITRTPENLSKRWDLWRKIVTSDLEIVNILERSPESFFRSNNNLNLENNIKFLYSVGLTRKCLCRLLTNAPRTFSNSLDLNKQMVEFLQAAGLSLGHNDPADFVRKIIFKNPFILIQSTKRVKANIEFLRSTFNLNSEELLVLICGPGAEILDLSNDYARRSYANIKEKLFSLGCTEEEVQKFVLSYPDVIFLAEKKFNDKIDCLMEENISISQIIENPRVLDSSISTLKSRIKELVNAGCNLSTLNITLLSWSKKRYEAKLKKLSRFA; from the coding sequence ATGGCACCAGGAAACCTCTGGCATATGAGAAATAACTTTCTCTTTGGTTCAAGATGTTGGATGACTCGATTTTCAGCAGAAAACATCTTCAAATCAGTTTCATTTAGGCTTTTTGGTGTGAAGTGTCATAATACAGACAGTGAGCCTTTGAAAAATGAGGACCTACTGAAAAACTTACTTACTATGGGAGTAGATATTGACATGGCAAGGAAACGACAGCCTGGAGTTTTTCATAGGATGATTACCAATGAGCAGGACCTGAAGATGTTCCTTCTTTCCAAAGGAGCTAGCAAAGAAGTGATCGCTAGCATCATATCAAGATATCCACGAGCAATAACACGTACTCCCGAGAATCTTTCAAAACGGTGGGATCTGTGGAGAAAGATTGTGACATCAGACCttgaaattgtaaatattttggaACGTTCTCCTGAATCCTTTTTTCGGTCCAATAACAACCTAAACTTAGAGAATAATATAAAGTTCCTCTACTCAGTTGGATTGACCCGTAAATGCCTTTGTCGATTGTTGACCAATGCCCCTCGTACCTTCTCCAATAGTCTTGATCTGAATAAACAGATGGTTGAATTTTTGCAGGCAGCCGGTTTGTCATTGGGTCACAATGATCCCGCAGATTTTGtcagaaagataatttttaaaaacccttttaTCTTAATTCAGAGCACCAAGCGGGTGAAAGCTAACATTGAATTCTTACGGTCAACTTTCAATTTGAACAGTGAGGAACTGCTGGTTCTGATATGTGGTCCAGGAGCTGAAATCCTAGACCTTTCCAATGACTATGCCAGAAGAAGCTACGCAAACATCAAAGAGAAGCTGTTTTCTCTTGGATGTACTGAAGAAGAGGTACAGAAGTTTGTCTTAAGCTATCCAGATGTGATCTTCTTGGCAGAGAAAAAgtttaatgataaaatagactgcCTCATGGAAGAAAACATTAGCATTTCACAAATAATCGAAAATCCTCGGGTTCTGGATTCAAGCATAAGTACTTTAAAAAGTCGAATCAAAGAATTGGTAAATGCTGGCTGTAACTTGAGTACTTTAAACATCACTCTTCTATCTTGGAGTAAAAAAAGATATGAAGCTAAATTGAAAAAGTTAAGCAG